In Rhodococcus pseudokoreensis, the DNA window ACCGACGCCGCCATGCCGGGTGCCCGGTGGTTCCCCGGGACCCGGCTCAACTACACCGAACACGCGCTGCGCCATGGTGACTCGCCCGAGGCCGCGATCATCTCCATCGCCGAGGACGGCGTCACCACCGAGATCAGCTGGACGCAACTGCGCCGGCAGGTCGCCGCCGTCGCGGCGTGGCTGCGCGAGCAGGGTGTCGGGGTGGGCGACCGCGTCGTCGGCTATCTTCCCAACACGTTCCACGCCGTCGTCGCGTTCCTCGCGACCGCGGGGATCGGAGCGGTGTGGTCCGCCTGCGGCCAGGACTACGGGGCGTCGGGTGCCGCGTCCCGTTTCGCCCAACTCGACCCGGTGATCCTCGTCGCCGCCGACGGATACCGGTGGAACGGTCGCGTTCACGACCGCCGCGGTGACGTCGCCGACCTCGTTCGGCAACTGCCCACCCTCCGCAGCACGGTGCACGTCCCCGTACTCGGACTGCTCCTCGATGTCGACGACGCGCAGCACGTGCCCTGGGACGAGGTGACTGCCGCCGACGCCGAACCGGACTTCGTGCGCGTCGAATTCGATGCGCCCCTGTGGGTGCTGTTCTCCTCGGGCACGACCGGACTGCCGAAGGGGATTGTGCACGGACACGGCGGCGTGATCCTCGACCACCACAAACTGCTGGGATTACACAACGATCTTCGGGCCGGGGAGCGGTTCTTCTGGTACACGACCCCCAACTGGATGATGTGGAACATGGTCGTCTCGGGTCTTCTGGTCGGCGCCACCATCGTCCTGTACGACGGCAGTCCCGCCCACCCGGATCCGCAGCGGCTGTGGGACATCGCCGCCGAGCACCGCGTCAGCGTCCTCGGGCTGAGTCCCGGCTACCTGCTCGGTTGCGCGAAGGCCGGTCTCGAACCCGGACGCGACCTCGACCTGCGCGCGCTGCGACTCATCGGATCCACGGGTGCACCCCTGCCGCCGCAGTCCTATCAGTGGGTCCGCGATCACGTCGGGGACCGCGTGCAGGTGGCCTCGACCAGCGGTGGCACCGATGTCGTCAGTGGCTTCGCGGGCAGCGCACCCACGACCGCGGTGTGGCCGGGCGAGATCTCCGCACCGCTGCTGGGGGTGGCGCTCGCCGCGTGGGATGCCGACGGCACTCCGGTCGTCGACGAGGTCGGGGAACTCGTCGTCACCACACCGATGCCGTCGATGCCGATCTACTTCTGGAACGACCCCGACGGCACGCGCTATCGCGACGCGTACTTCGGCACGTACCCCGGTGTGTGGCGGCACGGCGACTGGGTCACGGTCACCGCACGCGGCAGCGTCGTCATCTCCGGCCGGTCCGATTCCACCCTCAACCGGCAGGGAGTGCGCC includes these proteins:
- a CDS encoding acetoacetate--CoA ligase, with protein sequence MNTLSTTTTGAAPEPIWTPDPERVARARITEFADFAAARTGAVYPDYHDLWNFSVEEPSAFWSAVWDFFDIAADGDAGEVLTDAAMPGARWFPGTRLNYTEHALRHGDSPEAAIISIAEDGVTTEISWTQLRRQVAAVAAWLREQGVGVGDRVVGYLPNTFHAVVAFLATAGIGAVWSACGQDYGASGAASRFAQLDPVILVAADGYRWNGRVHDRRGDVADLVRQLPTLRSTVHVPVLGLLLDVDDAQHVPWDEVTAADAEPDFVRVEFDAPLWVLFSSGTTGLPKGIVHGHGGVILDHHKLLGLHNDLRAGERFFWYTTPNWMMWNMVVSGLLVGATIVLYDGSPAHPDPQRLWDIAAEHRVSVLGLSPGYLLGCAKAGLEPGRDLDLRALRLIGSTGAPLPPQSYQWVRDHVGDRVQVASTSGGTDVVSGFAGSAPTTAVWPGEISAPLLGVALAAWDADGTPVVDEVGELVVTTPMPSMPIYFWNDPDGTRYRDAYFGTYPGVWRHGDWVTVTARGSVVISGRSDSTLNRQGVRLGSADVYDVVEDLPEIREALVIGAELADGGYWMPLFVVLADETDLDDELRERIVAAIGTQASPRHVPDEIIAVPAIPHTRTGKKLEVPIKRLLQGAPIEKVVGSDTVDDSASLQYFTRFVPRKVQS